The DNA segment CATAAGTTTGCGCTATTTGACAGCGGGAGAGACGCATGGCCCTCAGCTGATTATTGAAGGTACGCCGAGTAATCTCGTATTGGATTTCGAAGCGGGCAGATTGCCCGGGTCTCAAGTTCATGATGAAATCCTGTACACCTCTGAACGCGGATATCACCGAGCTAGCAATCAAGCTTGGCGGCTTTGAGGGCGGAATGACGGATGGAATGCCTATCATCGTACGCGGGGCGATGAAGCCGATTCCTACACTGTATAAGCCGCCACAAAGTGTAGATGACGATACGTGAAGGAGCCGATTACGGCTCAGGTCGAGCGCTCCGACGCATGTGCAGTCCCAGCCTCAAGCGTGGTTCTGGAGCATGTCGTCGCTTGGGAAGTTGCCAAGGCGTTCCTTGAGAAGTTCGGCGGAGATTCTGCTGAAGAGATTGAACGCAATGTGTAGAATTACAATAAACAGATGGAGAGTTATTAATGAGAACGTTAACGGTAGATTTAGGGGATCGTTCATATCCCATATATATTGGTGAAGGTTTGCTGCACAAATCCGGCGATTATTTTCAGCAGCACCAATTAACGACCAAGAGTCCTGTACTGATTGTGTCTGACGAGAATATTGCCCCCAAATATTTGCATGTCGTTGAGAGCTCGCTGCAAGCTAGCGGATATCGTACCGTCAGCTCCGTCGTTAAAGCCGGAGAGAAATCTAAATCGCTGGATGTATTCGAAGAGGTAATGACCGTGGCTATTGAAGGTGGTCTCGATCGTAAATCGACAGTTGTTGCCTTAGGGGGTGGGGTTGTTGGCGATTTGGCTGGCTTTGTGGCGGCGTCATTCATGCGCGGAGTACATTTTGTGCAGATGCCGACTACGATATTGGCGCATGATAGCAGCGTAGGCGGCAAAGTGGCGGTGAATCATCGCTTAGCTAAAAATATGATCGGCGCATTCCATCAGCCTACGATGGTGCTCTATGACGTAGATACGTTAAGAACTTTGCCGGAACGAGATGTTCGATCCGGTCTATCGGAAATGATCAAGCATGGCTTGATCTGGGATGAGAAATTTGCTGATTGGTGCCGGGATAACGCCGAGCGATTGCTGGCGCTTGATCGTGAAGCTCTCACTTATGGACTAACGGAGGGCTGCTCGATTAAAGCAAAGGTGGTGTCCTCCGACGAAACGGAGCAGGGTCTGCGGGCGATTCTTAACTTGGGGCATACGATTGGCCATGCGCTCGAGGCTATAGGCGGATATGGCGAATTCCTGCATGGCGAAGCGATTTCCATCGGCATGGCTGCTTCTGCTTTGCTTGCCGTGAACCGGGGCAGAGATCGTTCTATTTATGAGGAAACGACGGCCTTGCTGCGTAAATTCGGTTTACCTACAACGATTCCCGGACATTTGAATGATGATGACATCATTTCAGCGATGTTGCATGATAAGAAGTTTAAAGAAAATAAAATCGTCTTTGTATTGCCTGTCCGTATCGGAGAGGTAGAAATTGTATCCGACATGACGTTGGATGAAGTGCGTAAAGTGATTACTCAACTGAAGGGGGAAGATCAGCATGTATAATCGAGGCATTCGGGGCGCTACGACGGTCACCCGCAATGATGAGGCGGAAATTTTGCAGGAAACAGCTGTTCTGCTAAAGGAAATTGTAGCTCGAAATGAAATTGAGCCGGAGGATATTTGCAGTGTTTGGATAACGGTGACGGCTGATTTGGATGCTACTTTTCCTGCACGCGCTATTCGTGTGTTGAAGGGGTGGGAGCTCGTGCCCCTCATGTGTTCGAC comes from the Paenibacillus lentus genome and includes:
- the aroH gene encoding chorismate mutase, yielding MYNRGIRGATTVTRNDEAEILQETAVLLKEIVARNEIEPEDICSVWITVTADLDATFPARAIRVLKGWELVPLMCSTEIPVKGSLPKCIRFLIQVNTNKSQREMKHVYLNEAKSLRPDLAASNS
- the aroB gene encoding 3-dehydroquinate synthase; the protein is MRTLTVDLGDRSYPIYIGEGLLHKSGDYFQQHQLTTKSPVLIVSDENIAPKYLHVVESSLQASGYRTVSSVVKAGEKSKSLDVFEEVMTVAIEGGLDRKSTVVALGGGVVGDLAGFVAASFMRGVHFVQMPTTILAHDSSVGGKVAVNHRLAKNMIGAFHQPTMVLYDVDTLRTLPERDVRSGLSEMIKHGLIWDEKFADWCRDNAERLLALDREALTYGLTEGCSIKAKVVSSDETEQGLRAILNLGHTIGHALEAIGGYGEFLHGEAISIGMAASALLAVNRGRDRSIYEETTALLRKFGLPTTIPGHLNDDDIISAMLHDKKFKENKIVFVLPVRIGEVEIVSDMTLDEVRKVITQLKGEDQHV